The following proteins are encoded in a genomic region of Planococcus lenghuensis:
- a CDS encoding acyl-CoA thioesterase, with product MKKQVSASDSRTAQTKLVLPPDTNHMGTIFGGTVLSYIDEIAAIAAMKHSRNVVVTASIDTVNFFSSAKVGDILSLEAVVVSTGRTSMEVYVRVECQNMETSGKTLTTTALLTMVAIGADGKPTPVARVSPETEEEQRLSQSAQARKEWRLKINEYAEEM from the coding sequence ATGAAAAAACAAGTATCTGCAAGTGATTCAAGAACAGCGCAGACTAAACTGGTGCTGCCGCCCGACACGAATCATATGGGAACGATTTTCGGTGGTACTGTGCTTTCCTATATTGACGAAATTGCTGCGATTGCCGCAATGAAACACAGCAGGAATGTGGTAGTGACCGCTTCAATTGATACAGTAAATTTTTTTTCGTCCGCCAAGGTAGGGGACATACTAAGCCTGGAGGCCGTTGTTGTTTCAACTGGCAGGACTTCGATGGAAGTATACGTGAGAGTGGAATGCCAGAACATGGAGACCAGCGGGAAAACGCTCACGACAACAGCGCTCCTGACAATGGTCGCAATAGGCGCAGATGGGAAACCGACGCCGGTCGCACGGGTATCGCCTGAAACAGAAGAGGAACAGCGGCTGTCCCAAAGTGCTCAGGCCAGAAAAGAATGGCGACTTAAAATCAATGAATACGCAGAGGAGATGTGA
- a CDS encoding GGDEF domain-containing protein → MIAILNSFFANITLIISFVFVFLKTKEYLVGKEKMISRQIWIVPLVLSLLSVAVMFHPLEHNGILFDLRGIPLFLISYMFGWRLGLIAIIIPSVLRFYFGGPTVEEGIMLGILMPYIVGALFHRKAFYTPPFTIIRFRHMLMAFAVNEVLRVSLMVLGTAAEVRILAALVVFELAGIVCIALMMNESSQKMLTVKKLERLSRMDSKTNLYNLAYFEQKVKNLASHNESYVIAMFDIDYFKQFNDTHGHPAGDAVLQTISRILSENMRKEDVYARYGGEEFILCFSDVESLEMAAVIAERLREQVEAQVFDGERTQPDGRLTISIGLSGVINGKTLDEAIEEADQALYRAKHAGRNQVAV, encoded by the coding sequence ATGATTGCTATTTTAAACTCTTTTTTCGCAAATATAACGCTGATCATATCCTTTGTATTTGTTTTTTTAAAGACAAAAGAATATTTAGTCGGAAAGGAAAAAATGATTTCCCGTCAGATCTGGATTGTTCCACTTGTCCTCAGTCTGCTAAGTGTTGCAGTCATGTTCCACCCGCTGGAGCACAATGGAATTTTGTTCGATCTGAGAGGAATTCCGTTATTTCTCATCTCTTACATGTTTGGCTGGCGGCTCGGTCTGATAGCCATCATCATTCCCTCGGTTCTCAGGTTCTATTTTGGCGGTCCGACAGTCGAAGAAGGTATTATGCTTGGAATCCTGATGCCTTATATTGTGGGGGCATTGTTTCACCGGAAAGCTTTCTATACGCCGCCGTTCACCATTATTCGGTTCAGGCATATGCTGATGGCTTTTGCTGTAAATGAAGTACTCCGGGTTTCTCTTATGGTGCTCGGCACAGCTGCTGAAGTACGGATTCTGGCTGCACTGGTTGTATTTGAATTGGCAGGTATCGTTTGCATTGCGCTTATGATGAATGAGTCGAGCCAGAAAATGCTGACTGTGAAAAAATTGGAGCGTTTATCCAGAATGGACAGTAAGACGAATTTGTATAATCTAGCGTATTTCGAGCAGAAAGTGAAGAATCTTGCTTCGCATAACGAATCCTATGTTATTGCGATGTTTGATATCGATTATTTTAAACAATTTAATGATACACACGGTCATCCGGCAGGAGATGCAGTGCTGCAGACAATCAGCCGGATTTTGAGTGAAAATATGCGGAAAGAAGATGTATATGCCCGGTATGGCGGGGAGGAGTTCATCCTCTGCTTTTCAGATGTGGAAAGCCTGGAGATGGCAGCAGTGATTGCCGAACGGCTCCGGGAACAGGTGGAAGCCCAAGTGTTTGATGGCGAACGAACACAGCCGGACGGGCGACTGACGATTTCCATTGGTTTGAGCGGCGTCATTAACGGCAAAACACTTGATGAAGCGATTGAAGAGGCAGATCAGGCCCTGTATCGGGCAAAACACGCCGGGCGGAATCAAGTGGCAGTATGA
- the thrB gene encoding homoserine kinase, giving the protein MTDERFSVRVPASTANLGPGFDSIGLAIDLYLTVQVSPADEWRAEYLDDHHQHLSDEPDNLIIDTARTVAAEAGRSLPPAHLQVISEIPLGKGLGSSAAAIAAGIEIADRLLGLNWPMTRKVEIGSRLEGHPDNISASLMGGLTVSYYDEDELATVHVAEPALGILLLVPAAAFLTVESRGLLPSVLPYEKAITGSAAANVVSAALISGDWKTAGRMMEKDLFHEPYRKDRLPDFDEIRQACRTLGAYGSAISGAGPSIFIAVPQGSETEIAAELRVLFPRYDCLVTKPAFHGIESRVSIGKK; this is encoded by the coding sequence ATGACGGATGAACGATTTTCTGTCAGAGTACCGGCTTCGACCGCAAATCTCGGACCGGGATTCGATTCCATCGGCTTGGCGATTGATCTCTATTTGACTGTTCAGGTCTCGCCCGCGGATGAATGGCGGGCAGAATATCTGGATGATCATCATCAGCATTTATCCGATGAACCGGATAATCTGATCATCGACACAGCCCGGACCGTCGCAGCTGAAGCAGGACGTTCACTGCCGCCGGCCCATCTGCAGGTGATATCTGAAATTCCGCTTGGAAAAGGGCTTGGCAGCAGTGCCGCAGCCATCGCGGCTGGCATTGAAATTGCGGATCGGCTGCTGGGCCTGAATTGGCCGATGACCAGGAAAGTGGAAATTGGCAGCAGGCTGGAGGGCCATCCGGATAATATATCGGCATCGCTGATGGGCGGACTGACCGTTTCCTACTATGATGAAGACGAACTGGCAACCGTCCATGTGGCTGAACCTGCGCTCGGTATCCTGCTGCTTGTGCCGGCAGCTGCCTTCTTGACGGTTGAATCGCGGGGACTGCTGCCATCTGTACTGCCTTATGAAAAAGCGATTACCGGAAGTGCTGCCGCCAATGTCGTCAGTGCAGCGCTGATCAGCGGGGACTGGAAGACAGCCGGGCGCATGATGGAGAAGGATCTGTTCCATGAGCCCTACCGGAAAGACCGGCTGCCTGATTTTGATGAAATCAGACAGGCATGCCGGACGCTGGGTGCGTATGGTTCAGCCATCAGCGGCGCCGGGCCTTCCATCTTCATCGCTGTCCCGCAAGGCAGCGAAACAGAAATCGCAGCGGAATTGCGGGTACTTTTCCCCCGCTATGACTGCTTGGTGACTAAACCTGCGTTTCACGGCATTGAGAGCCGGGTTTCGATTGGCAAAAAGTGA
- a CDS encoding ribonucleotide-diphosphate reductase subunit beta, which yields MQTLTKINLLNPDHPNKSTGIINGQSSGLLNWNDIAYPQMYELYQALLANFWKAQEINMQDDIKQWDSLTDIEKDVFLRINTQLASLDSLQTPTMSQVMDYVTDSSFKAIFAVISQQEAVHNESYSYILSSLVPLSEQNERFNQAKADPIVRKRNELILAAYDAFRENPTPETLFRLGINSINLEGIYFYAGFAFFYHLARQQKMLKTSTMISYIQRDEMQHAYFIGQFVRILLTENPELNTEENIRYIYETIGKAVELEKEWAHYILTGIDGIDLTEFEGYVEYLANKRLRQLGLANMYEEQNNPMPWIQVFGDDMMNDTKSDFFEQKSRTYSKVSQSNGFDEL from the coding sequence GTGCAGACATTAACGAAAATTAACTTACTGAACCCGGATCACCCGAACAAGTCAACGGGAATCATCAACGGCCAGTCGTCAGGACTGCTGAACTGGAATGATATTGCGTACCCGCAAATGTATGAATTGTATCAGGCGCTGCTTGCGAATTTCTGGAAGGCTCAGGAAATCAATATGCAGGATGACATCAAGCAATGGGATTCACTGACTGACATCGAAAAAGATGTATTCCTGCGCATCAATACGCAGCTTGCATCGCTCGACAGCCTGCAGACGCCAACGATGAGCCAGGTCATGGATTATGTGACCGACTCCAGCTTCAAAGCAATATTTGCGGTCATATCCCAGCAGGAAGCTGTTCACAATGAATCCTACTCCTACATCTTGAGCTCACTCGTGCCGCTAAGCGAGCAGAACGAACGCTTCAACCAGGCAAAAGCGGACCCGATCGTCCGTAAACGGAATGAACTGATTCTTGCCGCATACGATGCATTCCGCGAGAACCCGACGCCGGAGACATTGTTCCGCCTTGGCATCAATTCAATCAATTTGGAAGGCATTTATTTCTATGCCGGATTTGCGTTCTTTTATCACCTGGCCCGCCAGCAGAAAATGCTGAAGACGAGCACGATGATCAGCTACATCCAGCGCGATGAAATGCAGCACGCCTACTTCATCGGTCAGTTCGTCCGGATTCTGCTGACGGAAAATCCGGAGCTGAATACAGAGGAAAACATCCGCTATATTTACGAAACAATCGGAAAAGCGGTCGAGCTTGAGAAAGAATGGGCGCATTACATCCTTACAGGAATCGATGGCATCGATCTTACAGAATTTGAGGGGTATGTGGAATACTTGGCCAATAAACGCCTGCGGCAGCTCGGCTTGGCGAATATGTATGAAGAGCAGAACAACCCGATGCCGTGGATTCAAGTATTTGGAGACGACATGATGAACGATACGAAATCCGATTTCTTTGAACAAAAATCGCGGACCTATTCGAAAGTGTCGCAGTCCAATGGATTCGACGAATTATAG
- a CDS encoding homoserine dehydrogenase, with translation MENRVSVGLLGFGTVGSGVAAIVQQHQQDLLHKLGAEVSIDKVLVKDLTKDRDTGLSPDVFTTELADIVNDPSIDIIVEVMGGIEEAKQAIEQALQAGKQVVTANKDVMAQYGHELLQLADAQKQDLFYEASVAGGIPIIRTLEDGLASDRISNLMGIVNGTTNFILTKMKQENMSYEDALAQATALGFAEADPTADVGGLDAARKMVILSSLAYSTEVSLDDVVVRGMDEIQEGDVELAARFGYTVKMVGASQTDEDGIEVVSEPVFLPDAHPLASVNNEFNAVYIRGAAVGETMLYGPGAGSLPTATSVVADVIAACRNILLEVKGKRQHAPQHARPIKPANKQQAKYFHRLLVNDEIGVLTNVTAVYSKHGASLQSVMQHPSEQDGQAELILVTHRISRQQHLDIITDLDGLAGMISHYRIAGEE, from the coding sequence ATGGAAAATAGAGTATCAGTCGGATTATTAGGGTTTGGAACAGTCGGGAGCGGAGTCGCCGCAATCGTTCAGCAGCATCAGCAGGATTTGCTGCATAAATTGGGAGCAGAGGTATCGATCGATAAAGTACTGGTTAAAGATTTGACGAAGGACCGCGACACCGGGCTGTCTCCCGATGTGTTCACAACCGAGTTGGCGGATATCGTGAATGACCCTTCCATCGATATTATTGTGGAAGTCATGGGAGGAATTGAAGAGGCGAAACAGGCTATTGAGCAGGCGCTTCAGGCAGGCAAACAGGTAGTGACCGCCAATAAGGATGTCATGGCGCAGTATGGACATGAACTGCTGCAGCTGGCGGATGCTCAAAAGCAGGACCTGTTCTATGAAGCGAGCGTTGCCGGCGGAATTCCGATCATCCGCACACTTGAAGATGGACTGGCTTCTGACCGCATTTCGAATTTAATGGGGATTGTGAACGGAACGACGAATTTCATCCTGACAAAAATGAAACAGGAAAACATGAGCTATGAAGATGCGCTCGCCCAGGCAACAGCACTTGGCTTTGCGGAAGCCGATCCGACAGCGGATGTGGGCGGGCTTGATGCGGCACGGAAAATGGTGATTTTGTCTTCACTTGCATATTCCACGGAAGTGTCCCTCGACGATGTGGTTGTCCGCGGCATGGATGAGATCCAGGAAGGGGATGTGGAACTGGCTGCCCGCTTTGGCTACACCGTCAAGATGGTGGGCGCCTCCCAGACGGATGAAGACGGGATTGAAGTGGTGTCTGAACCGGTGTTCCTGCCGGATGCCCATCCGCTTGCTTCTGTGAATAATGAATTTAATGCTGTCTACATTCGGGGGGCGGCAGTCGGGGAAACCATGCTGTACGGTCCCGGAGCGGGTTCGCTTCCTACTGCGACATCCGTTGTGGCCGATGTGATTGCGGCTTGCCGCAATATTCTTCTTGAAGTGAAAGGCAAAAGGCAGCATGCCCCTCAGCATGCCCGGCCGATCAAACCGGCGAATAAACAGCAGGCCAAATATTTTCACCGGCTGCTCGTCAATGATGAAATCGGCGTACTGACCAATGTGACAGCGGTCTACAGCAAGCACGGAGCCAGCCTGCAATCGGTCATGCAGCATCCGAGCGAGCAGGATGGACAGGCGGAACTGATTCTCGTCACACACCGCATTTCAAGGCAGCAGCATTTGGATATCATCACAGATCTCGATGGCTTGGCTGGCATGATTAGCCATTACCGGATTGCAGGGGAGGAATAA
- a CDS encoding universal stress protein, with amino-acid sequence MYNSILLAVDGSDHSIRAAREAIKVASLTPDSKVIVVYVVDHNKAKDEVLQSPSITELDAARRKRLQPVEEALAEHNIDYAVKMLHGTPGPAIVEFANEVGFDILVIGSRGINALQEMVLGSVSHKVVKRAECPVLIVK; translated from the coding sequence ATGTATAATTCTATTTTATTGGCAGTAGACGGTTCTGACCATTCCATCCGCGCAGCGCGTGAAGCGATCAAAGTCGCCTCACTTACCCCGGATTCAAAAGTGATTGTTGTCTATGTCGTTGATCACAATAAGGCAAAAGATGAAGTGCTGCAAAGCCCGAGCATAACTGAGCTCGATGCCGCCCGTCGCAAGCGGCTGCAGCCTGTTGAAGAAGCACTGGCGGAACATAACATCGATTATGCGGTTAAAATGCTGCATGGCACGCCGGGTCCGGCAATCGTCGAATTTGCCAATGAAGTTGGTTTCGACATTCTGGTTATCGGCAGTCGGGGCATAAACGCTTTACAGGAAATGGTGCTCGGAAGCGTCAGCCACAAAGTCGTCAAACGTGCTGAGTGCCCGGTATTGATCGTAAAGTGA
- a CDS encoding ribonucleoside-diphosphate reductase subunit alpha, with product MKVETRSEMDTVMEAIQNAEETYKLDATQLKAKVAELEGNAKRETSMLYALNRISMSEPSWTFLAARLYLEELYEKAAAARKYDAGAKYGNFHLLLEKLTATGIYSQDLLAAYTKEEIDELGTVIEPGRDLLFNYIGLFLLADRYLAKDHDGTLYELPQERFLIIAMALMQNEPNEQRTALVKEAYWALSNLYMTVATPTLSNAGKSFGQLSSCFIDTVDDSLDGIYLNNWDVARLSKDGGGLGVYFGKVRALGSDIKKFKGNSSGVIPWIRLLNDTAVSVDQLGQRQGAVAVYLDVFHKDIMNGFLDLKTNNGDERRKAHDIFTGVSLPDLFMETLKETDDSGRSVGQWHTFCPHQVKQVMGWKDENGNALGLEDFYDEHDKKYFAEKYEEAVNHPLLPRKTYRAMDIMARIMIAQLETGTPYMFYRDEVNRQNPNKHANGIGRTSIYSSNLCTEIFQNMSATTIVNEYVDADGNQVIVRKPGNFVVCNLSSINLPRAEAAGVLARLIPIQMRLLDNVIDLNTISVGQAQATNKKMRAVGLGTFGWHHLLALKGIHWESDEAVLFADELYEEIAYHTIHASMELAKEKGAYSLSTGSEWQTGAYFERRGYEGEQWDTLKAEVAEHGVRNGWMMAVAPNSSTAKIGGSTDGIDPLYAVEYAEEKKNFKFKVTAPDLNHRTYDYYRRTRHTIDQAWSIRQNAARQRHIDQGISFNLYVRHNIKAKELLALHMEAWQQGLKTTYYIRSTSQAELEACEACES from the coding sequence ATGAAAGTGGAAACTCGCTCAGAAATGGATACCGTAATGGAAGCAATCCAAAATGCAGAAGAGACATATAAATTGGATGCAACACAATTGAAAGCAAAAGTGGCAGAACTTGAAGGAAATGCGAAACGGGAGACGTCGATGCTTTACGCATTGAACCGGATCTCCATGTCCGAACCTTCGTGGACATTCCTGGCAGCTCGATTATATTTGGAAGAACTTTATGAAAAAGCGGCAGCCGCCCGCAAATATGACGCCGGAGCAAAATATGGAAATTTCCACCTGCTCCTTGAAAAGCTGACGGCGACCGGCATTTACTCGCAGGATTTGCTTGCTGCCTATACAAAAGAAGAAATTGATGAATTGGGCACCGTGATTGAACCGGGACGGGATCTCCTGTTTAATTACATCGGTCTGTTCCTTCTGGCGGATCGCTATTTGGCGAAGGATCACGACGGCACCCTGTATGAATTGCCGCAGGAGCGGTTTCTCATCATTGCGATGGCGCTGATGCAAAATGAGCCGAACGAACAACGGACGGCTCTCGTGAAAGAAGCGTATTGGGCGCTTTCCAATCTATATATGACAGTGGCGACACCAACGCTATCCAATGCAGGAAAAAGCTTCGGTCAGCTGTCTTCGTGCTTCATTGATACCGTTGATGACTCGCTTGATGGCATTTACCTGAACAATTGGGATGTAGCGAGGTTGAGCAAGGATGGCGGCGGTCTTGGCGTGTATTTCGGAAAAGTGCGGGCGCTGGGGTCGGACATCAAGAAGTTCAAAGGCAATTCCTCAGGTGTCATTCCATGGATCCGCCTGCTGAACGATACGGCGGTCAGCGTGGATCAGCTCGGCCAGCGCCAGGGAGCGGTTGCCGTCTACCTGGATGTGTTCCATAAGGACATTATGAACGGCTTTCTCGATTTGAAGACGAATAACGGGGATGAGCGCCGGAAAGCGCATGATATCTTCACAGGCGTATCCCTTCCGGACCTTTTCATGGAAACGTTAAAAGAAACGGACGACAGCGGGCGGAGTGTTGGCCAATGGCATACATTCTGTCCGCATCAAGTAAAGCAAGTCATGGGCTGGAAAGACGAAAACGGCAACGCACTCGGACTTGAGGATTTCTATGATGAACACGACAAGAAATACTTTGCCGAGAAATACGAGGAAGCGGTCAATCATCCGCTCCTGCCGCGGAAAACGTACCGCGCGATGGATATCATGGCGCGCATCATGATTGCCCAGCTGGAGACAGGCACGCCGTATATGTTCTACCGGGATGAAGTGAACCGGCAGAATCCGAACAAGCACGCAAACGGCATCGGCCGCACGTCTATCTACAGCAGTAATTTATGTACTGAAATTTTTCAAAACATGTCGGCCACCACGATTGTGAATGAATATGTGGATGCTGACGGCAACCAAGTCATCGTGCGGAAACCGGGAAATTTCGTCGTCTGCAATTTGTCTTCCATTAATTTGCCGAGGGCAGAGGCCGCGGGTGTGCTGGCACGGCTGATTCCGATTCAGATGCGCCTGCTTGATAACGTTATCGATCTGAATACCATCTCAGTCGGTCAAGCTCAGGCGACGAATAAGAAGATGCGGGCTGTTGGATTAGGTACGTTCGGCTGGCATCACCTCCTGGCGCTCAAAGGAATTCACTGGGAGTCTGACGAAGCGGTATTGTTTGCAGATGAGCTGTATGAAGAAATTGCTTATCATACCATTCATGCTTCCATGGAATTGGCAAAAGAAAAAGGCGCATATTCACTGTCCACAGGTTCTGAATGGCAGACCGGTGCTTATTTCGAGCGCAGGGGCTACGAAGGCGAGCAATGGGATACATTGAAAGCGGAAGTGGCGGAACACGGCGTCCGGAACGGGTGGATGATGGCTGTCGCGCCAAACTCGTCAACAGCAAAAATCGGCGGTTCCACCGACGGGATCGACCCGCTGTACGCAGTGGAATACGCGGAAGAGAAAAAGAACTTCAAATTTAAAGTGACGGCCCCGGATTTGAATCACCGCACGTACGATTATTACCGGCGGACCCGCCACACGATCGATCAGGCGTGGAGCATCCGTCAGAATGCGGCCCGTCAGCGCCATATCGACCAGGGCATCAGCTTTAATCTGTATGTCCGGCATAATATTAAAGCAAAAGAGCTTCTCGCCCTGCACATGGAAGCATGGCAGCAGGGACTCAAAACAACTTATTACATCAGAAGCACTTCGCAGGCTGAACTGGAAGCATGTGAAGCGTGTGAAAGCTAA
- the thrC gene encoding threonine synthase has product MNWPGLIERYKEWLPVTENTPALTLLEGNTPLIRLNTLSEKWGIDLHVKFEGANPTGSFKDRGMVMAVAKAKEEGKTTLVCASTGNTSASAAAYGARAGLRTIVVIPEGRIALGKLAQAKMYGAEILEIEGNFDEALEMVRELGEEEHIALVNSINPYRLEGQKTIAFEAVEQLGKVPDIFALPVGNAGNISAAWKGFSEHADRTGAIRPELLGVQAAGAAPIVNGKVVEKPETVATAIRIGNPASWQLALNALEESNGTILAATDEEILEAYQLLAATEGVFAEPASCASIAGIKKRVESGALPKGATVVAVLTGNGLKDPDTAIAVNQHKAKLTPADRERFWAELRGGVSV; this is encoded by the coding sequence ATGAATTGGCCAGGGTTGATTGAACGATATAAAGAGTGGCTGCCGGTGACAGAAAACACACCGGCACTGACATTATTGGAAGGCAATACGCCGCTCATCCGGCTTAATACGTTATCGGAAAAATGGGGAATTGACCTCCATGTAAAGTTTGAAGGCGCCAATCCGACCGGTTCATTTAAGGACCGCGGAATGGTCATGGCGGTCGCAAAAGCAAAAGAAGAAGGCAAGACAACCTTGGTCTGTGCTTCTACGGGCAATACGTCCGCTTCTGCTGCCGCTTATGGCGCACGGGCGGGTCTTCGGACAATTGTGGTGATTCCGGAAGGGCGCATCGCACTCGGCAAGCTGGCGCAGGCAAAAATGTACGGTGCGGAAATTCTTGAAATTGAAGGGAATTTCGATGAGGCACTGGAGATGGTGCGGGAACTGGGCGAAGAAGAGCATATTGCCCTTGTGAATTCCATCAATCCTTACCGCCTGGAAGGTCAGAAAACCATCGCATTTGAAGCTGTGGAGCAGCTTGGCAAGGTGCCGGATATCTTTGCACTGCCCGTCGGCAATGCCGGGAATATTTCCGCTGCCTGGAAAGGATTTTCGGAACATGCTGACCGGACCGGTGCAATCCGTCCTGAACTTCTCGGCGTACAGGCAGCGGGAGCGGCACCAATCGTCAATGGCAAGGTTGTTGAAAAACCGGAAACAGTCGCGACGGCAATCCGGATCGGCAATCCGGCAAGCTGGCAGCTTGCATTGAATGCGCTCGAGGAATCGAACGGCACGATTCTGGCTGCAACGGATGAAGAAATCCTGGAAGCGTATCAATTGCTGGCTGCGACGGAAGGTGTATTTGCAGAACCGGCTTCCTGTGCATCGATTGCGGGGATTAAAAAACGGGTGGAAAGCGGTGCGTTGCCAAAAGGCGCAACAGTGGTCGCGGTCCTGACAGGGAACGGATTGAAAGATCCTGATACCGCCATTGCAGTGAATCAGCATAAAGCGAAACTGACGCCGGCGGACAGAGAGCGGTTTTGGGCGGAATTGCGCGGAGGCGTATCTGTATGA
- a CDS encoding aspartate kinase: protein MKVCKFGGTSLASAQQIKKVANIITADTSRRIVVVSAPGKRFDTDIKITDHLISLADAALSGNDTSSGFRQIMERYEEIISGLGLESSLLNDIEEDLYNRLHSSRKDAGLFTDTLKASGEDASAKLVAAYLTATGLSAQYCNPKDAGLLLNDPPAYPQLLPEAYGRLAALKDNEAICVFPGFFGFTASGVLRTFNRGGSDITGAILAAAVKAELYENFTDVDSVFAANPRVVDQPVSISHMTYREMRELSYAGFAVLHDEALMPAFRAAVPVCIKNTNNPEAPGTMITAERDFSEQPVTGISADSGFSTLYVSKYLMNREIGFGRKLLQILEEEQISYEHAPSGIDDLSVIIRSHQLKPGQDARIVERVKTELAADDVHFRHDFSMVVLVGEGMRHTTGLTARAAAAIARTGANIEMINQGSSEVSLVFGILKHDETRVLRELYQEFFAPVYAEL from the coding sequence ATGAAAGTCTGCAAATTCGGAGGCACTTCTTTGGCAAGTGCCCAGCAAATCAAAAAGGTGGCGAATATCATTACCGCGGACACCTCTCGCCGGATTGTTGTTGTCTCAGCCCCGGGTAAACGGTTTGATACTGACATAAAAATAACCGATCACCTGATCTCGCTTGCAGATGCCGCATTATCCGGAAATGATACGTCTTCAGGCTTCCGCCAGATCATGGAGCGCTACGAGGAAATCATCAGCGGGCTCGGGCTCGAAAGCAGCCTGCTGAATGATATCGAAGAAGACCTGTATAACCGGCTGCATTCCAGCAGGAAAGATGCCGGATTATTCACAGATACCTTGAAGGCGAGCGGTGAAGATGCATCGGCCAAACTGGTTGCAGCTTATCTGACAGCGACCGGCCTTTCAGCTCAATACTGCAATCCAAAAGATGCAGGGCTTCTCTTGAACGATCCGCCTGCTTATCCACAGCTCCTGCCGGAAGCATACGGCAGATTGGCTGCCCTTAAGGATAATGAAGCCATTTGCGTGTTCCCTGGCTTTTTTGGCTTCACAGCTTCAGGTGTTCTGCGGACGTTCAACCGGGGAGGCTCAGACATCACCGGCGCTATTCTGGCGGCCGCTGTCAAAGCCGAACTGTATGAGAACTTCACGGATGTGGACTCCGTCTTTGCCGCAAACCCCCGCGTTGTGGATCAGCCGGTCAGCATTTCACACATGACGTACCGGGAAATGCGCGAGCTGTCGTACGCCGGTTTCGCTGTTCTGCATGATGAAGCGTTAATGCCTGCATTCCGGGCGGCTGTCCCAGTATGCATTAAAAATACAAATAACCCGGAAGCGCCGGGTACGATGATTACAGCGGAACGTGATTTTTCCGAACAGCCCGTCACCGGCATCTCGGCCGACAGCGGTTTCTCTACGCTTTATGTCAGCAAATACTTGATGAACCGGGAAATCGGGTTCGGCCGCAAGCTGCTGCAGATTCTGGAAGAAGAGCAAATCTCCTACGAGCATGCGCCGTCAGGAATCGATGATCTGTCGGTCATCATACGCAGCCATCAGTTGAAACCCGGCCAGGACGCCCGCATTGTTGAACGGGTGAAAACCGAACTGGCAGCGGATGACGTGCACTTCCGCCATGATTTTTCCATGGTTGTCCTCGTCGGTGAAGGTATGCGCCATACAACCGGTCTTACGGCACGCGCCGCTGCAGCCATTGCCCGGACAGGGGCTAACATCGAAATGATCAATCAGGGGTCTTCTGAGGTCAGCTTGGTCTTCGGAATACTCAAGCATGACGAAACGAGAGTCCTGCGGGAGCTGTATCAGGAATTCTTTGCACCGGTGTATGCGGAACTGTAG
- a CDS encoding flavodoxin domain-containing protein, with product MDSTNYRPRIAIVYTSVTGNTEELSRIIGSCFSDEVNVSLFRIAEFPLSWLCSYDAVMVGTYTWGNGNVPTEMHSLYSALETAARKELITAAFGTGDSFYPDYCGAVDRFRDMLHVRTDLAVTLKVELMPQERDWDRCRKLAELILARLKINAQ from the coding sequence ATGGATTCGACGAATTATAGACCCCGGATTGCAATCGTCTACACATCGGTTACGGGGAATACGGAAGAGTTGAGCCGCATAATCGGCAGCTGCTTCAGTGACGAAGTGAATGTATCGCTGTTCCGAATTGCTGAATTCCCGCTGTCCTGGCTCTGCAGCTATGATGCAGTTATGGTTGGTACGTATACTTGGGGGAACGGCAATGTTCCAACAGAGATGCACAGCCTCTATTCTGCGCTGGAAACGGCTGCAAGAAAGGAGCTTATCACGGCGGCATTTGGCACGGGTGACAGCTTTTACCCGGATTATTGCGGCGCAGTGGACCGTTTCCGGGACATGCTGCACGTCCGGACAGATCTGGCAGTGACGCTGAAGGTGGAATTGATGCCGCAGGAGCGGGACTGGGACCGGTGCCGGAAGTTAGCGGAACTCATCTTGGCCCGGCTGAAGATAAATGCACAGTAA